The Haloterrigena turkmenica DSM 5511 genome includes the window ATGATAGAACTCGAACTCGGCTTCCGGATCGAGGGCGCGGATGGCTTCGCCGATCTCGCCTTCCTTGGGGCGGACGACGACGACCTCCTTGAGATCGTCGAGCGCGAGGGTGATGCTCTCGGGGCCGTCGGGGTTCCGGAACCGGACCAGCGTCTCATCGTCGCCTTCGAGGTAGAACTCGGTCTCCGGCGTGGTCCACTCGCTCCCGTCAAAAACCTGTGTCTCGATACCGTCTGTCGTTCCGGGAGTCGGTCGGGTTACCCACTTCGAGACGTAGAAGATCGTCGGGCCGCCGTACTTCTCGTCGCGGTAGGTCTGGAACTCCGTCACATAGCCGGGGCCCTGACGCTGCCAGACCGGCATGAAGACGCCGTCCTCGTAGAAGTCGTAGTTGATGTAGTAGTTGTACGGGGCGAACCGATGTCCGGAGTGGAAGTCACGGGCGTTCGGGACCGCGCCCGTGTGGAAGTGCGTCCGAAGTCGGAACCCTCGCGGGTGCTCGGGGGTCTCCGGGTACTCGGTCGTCCCGAGCACACCGGGTCCACCGAAGTCGTTGCTGTGGATGTCCCAGTAGAGCAGTTCCCCGCTGAAGACGGGCTCGTTGTCGGGAAACATGAACTCGCGTGTGTTGCGGCCGTTCCGCTCCGGAAGAGCGTAGCCGGTCGACGTGCTCACCGGAGCAATGTACTCGAACGCCGGTTTGCCGTTGTAGGTCGCGCTGACCTCCGCACCGACGGTTCGCGGACCCGACCACTCGACGGACCACCCCGCGTCCTCGATGACTTCGTCGACGTTTTCGGTGCGGTGGTATCCTTCCGGTGCGGTGATCTGCGGCCGTTGCATCGTTGGCGGTTCCGGGACGCTGCCGAGAACCGTCTCTCCGCCCGGATTCATCTCTCTCGCGAGTTGCTGCGGTGGATGTTCGACGAAATCCTCGACGAGGACCACGTCCAGGAGTTCGATATCGTCGCCCGCGACGTTGATGAACGTGCTTACGACGTTGAGTTCGCCGTCCTGCATCACGTAGTATATCGAGGGAGAGACCTCCCCGTGGGCGTAGTCGCCGTAGGCGGTGATGATCTCTGCGGCCTTCTCCATGGGATACCAGTCGTTCCCCTCGAGGTGTTGCCAGACCTCGTCGTGATCGAGGACGTACTCGTGGCGTCGACGTCCCTCTTCATCCGGATAGTCGCGGTTCCACGTTACATCGATCGGATCGGTGATGTGGAGCGCCAGTAGTTCCTCCGTGTGCCGATCGACGAGACCGTAAGCGACCTGCCGTTGCTCCGCTGTGACCTCGAACTCCCCGGATTCGCGGCCGCCATCGACACTCATTCCAGTCGTTCCCTGGACGCTGATGGCATCGAGATCGTTGGTTAGCGGATCGTAGGCTTCGAACGACGCGACCCAATCGCTTGCCACGTCATTCACCGCTGGGTCTGCGAGTAGCGTTTCGACTGCCTGTCGCTTTCGGTATCCCCACAGATCCTTGTATCCGAAGTCGCTGACGTCGCGCGGACCGACACGACGTGCGCCCGTGATCCGATCGCCCGGTTCGGGAGGATCGGCTGGTTCCGACTGCCCTTCGACGCTCCCGTCCGAACAGCCCGCGAGGGCGCTCCCCGTCGCGACGCTCAACGCCGCGACGAATCGACGTCTACTGACATTTCGAAGGTCGTCTTGCGTGCCTTGTTTTCCCATACCATGAAGAGTACTTCCTGGAAGGGTTATAATTATTCGATGGTGTTCTAAACGTTCTATCGGTAATATTCTACGTATTCGTCGGTAAAAATCTACGATTTACTCACATTTCGTTATATGGGTGTGATAGGTACCCATCCCGCTCACACCATCATGAGCAAACCCTCATACTACCCGTGTATCGGTGATCTCAGAGACGAGGTTGATGCGGGAGAACCGATCTACACCGCACGGTCAGATCGGTACCGAAAATAAATACCGCGCTCAAATGATTTATCGTCTCGCGGGGATGTGTTTCCCGGTAGTCGTGCAACTGAACGAACGTCCGTTTGCCCCGTCGAGGACCGACCATGACCGCCAGCGATGACACGCTCTCGACGCCGCGGGATCCTGACCCGGACGATCCCGTCGCCCCGGCCGCGCTGGTCCTCACCGCGGCGTTCGAGGACCCCCTCGACGAGCGCCGACCGTGGCTCGAGCGCTACGAGCTCACCGACGCCCTCGAGATTCCGGGCACCGACACGCCGGTCTACCTGACCGACGCGGGAATCGCCGTCACGACCACCGGAATCGGCAAGAGCGACGCGGCGACGACCGTTACCGCCCTGCTCGCGACCCCGGGGATCGACCTCGAATCGGCCTACGTGGTCTCCTGTGGTATCGCGGGGTCGTCGCCCGAGACCGCCGCGCTGGGGTCGGTCGCCGTCGCGGACGCGGTCGTCGACTGGGACCGAAAACACCGGTGGGATCACGGGTCGGTGGACGACGCCGGCGAACTCGACGAATCGACTGCCATCGGCGATTCCACCGATGAGCGCCCGATCGACCTGCTGGCCTACCGCCCGCGGGACTACGTCCACTGCCTCGAGGAGGCCCTCGTCGAGCGCGCGCTCGCGGCCGCCGGCGACGTCGACCTGCTCGAGAACGACGACGCTCGAGCGTACCAGCGGACGTATCCCGAAGCGCCCGATTCGGGACCGACCATCGAGCGCGGAACGACCGTCTGCGGCGACGAGTTCTGGCACGGCCCCCGCTACGCGCGGGAGGTAGCGGAGCTCTGCGAGGCCTACGGTGTCGGCCCCTACGTGACGACTCAGATGGAAGACGCCGCGACGGCGCGGGCGCTCGAGCGGTTCGGCCTGCGCGATCGGTATCTGAGCGTGCGGGCCGTCTCGAACTACGATCGCCCGGCCCCCGGCGAGTCGGTCACCGAGAGCTTCGACGGCGATCCGGCGAGTCTCGCGCTGGCGATCGACAACGCCGCCCGCGTCGGGAGGAGGGTCGTCGAGGTACTGATCGAGACGGATCCGCTCGGAATCGGCGCAGAGCGCTCCGCGTAACAGTAGATGGTAGCGCGATTTCTTTATTCGGATCTGCGGGGGAATACAGTCGGGAATTTCGGTAACCGTGTGTGCTTACTGACCGCCGGCGATTTTACCAGTTCCAAGAACTGTTCTTCTCAGCGTGCTGCACACAGAGCGTACAATCACCTTTTATGACAGACTAAACAGGTCGAGAAATTACGTGTGGTGTTTATTATGATCGATGATGAAGAACACCTCGTAATGTCCGACCCAACCGATCGCGAACGCGTCAGAGAACTCGGGGTCGAATTCGGCCCCCTCGCCCACCAGCTCAATCAGCACGAGTATCCGACGACGTGCGAAGAACTGGTCGAGGCATACGGGAGCGCGGTCCTCGGGTTCCAAAACGGCGAACAGACGCTTGCGGAGGTGCTGAGCCCGGTGCCTGAAGAGCAGTTCAATTCGGCTACGGAAGCCCGTGCAGCCATCTTCAGCAACGTTCCCGAAGGCGCCATCGGACGCAAAGGCTACAGTGATCGCACGCCGCCAGCGCTCGGTGAGCAAAGCGAAGAATCGGACGAATCGTTCTGAGTGCTCCTGAAAGACACATTCTCTGTATTCCGCATGCAGCTTTTTACAGCTACTGGAGAGATGAACAGCCGCACTGGCACCTACTCGGCCCGTATTGAGCACCACTTTCACGCCCAACTTTGAGCAACGAATTCGGTTACCAACAACTGATACCGCTCCCGATCCGGTAACTCGCACCTGCGAAAGTCAGAGCACGCCGTCGTCTCGGAGCGCCTCGAGGGCGGCGACGACGTCCCCGCGCTCGTCGTCACGGACGGCCCGGCTCTGCTCGAGTTGCAGGCCGCCCGCACCGTCCCGCGAGAGCCAGTTGACGAAGTTGTTCGGACTGACGCCGGCGTAGGGGCCCGAGGAGACCGACTCGACGGGATCCGAAACTGCCGTCTCGAGGCGGTCACTGACGCGGCGTTTCGTCTCGGCGTCGGTGGCGCCGCCGACGAGCACGCGATCGTCGCCGAGGCCGTGGAAGCTGACGACCGTCTCGAAGCCTCGGTCGGCGATCTCGCCGAGCAGCGGATACGCCTCGGGGGAGAAGGCGCTCGAGGGCGGATGCCACAGCTCGAACGGCTTCCGCTGGTCGTCGTAGCCGAGACAGGCCCAGCAGCTGGCGGACGGGAGACGCGCCGTCAGTTCGACCGCCTGCTCGGCGGTCCAGGGCTCGACCTGGCCGCCGTGGGCGGCACAGACCAGTACCTCGTCGTTTTCCCCGTCGTCGTACAGTAACTCGGTGTAGTGGCCGGTGTCGGTCTCCTCGAGTCGGTGGGTCCGAAACGTCGCTCGAGTCACGACGCCGGGTATGCGACCGACCGAAAAAATTCTCGGCCCGTCTAGAGCCAGCCGGCGAGGGTCGTCGCGAGCGACTCGGCCGTCAGGGCGCTGCCGACCAGTAGGACGAGCGCGACGAGCGCGAAGGCGACGTTTTCCTTCCTCGAGACGTCACCGTATCGGTTGACGGCGCCGATGAGTCCGA containing:
- a CDS encoding phosphorylase family protein produces the protein MTASDDTLSTPRDPDPDDPVAPAALVLTAAFEDPLDERRPWLERYELTDALEIPGTDTPVYLTDAGIAVTTTGIGKSDAATTVTALLATPGIDLESAYVVSCGIAGSSPETAALGSVAVADAVVDWDRKHRWDHGSVDDAGELDESTAIGDSTDERPIDLLAYRPRDYVHCLEEALVERALAAAGDVDLLENDDARAYQRTYPEAPDSGPTIERGTTVCGDEFWHGPRYAREVAELCEAYGVGPYVTTQMEDAATARALERFGLRDRYLSVRAVSNYDRPAPGESVTESFDGDPASLALAIDNAARVGRRVVEVLIETDPLGIGAERSA
- a CDS encoding DUF5789 family protein — encoded protein: MSDPTDRERVRELGVEFGPLAHQLNQHEYPTTCEELVEAYGSAVLGFQNGEQTLAEVLSPVPEEQFNSATEARAAIFSNVPEGAIGRKGYSDRTPPALGEQSEESDESF
- a CDS encoding poly-gamma-glutamate hydrolase family protein — encoded protein: MTRATFRTHRLEETDTGHYTELLYDDGENDEVLVCAAHGGQVEPWTAEQAVELTARLPSASCWACLGYDDQRKPFELWHPPSSAFSPEAYPLLGEIADRGFETVVSFHGLGDDRVLVGGATDAETKRRVSDRLETAVSDPVESVSSGPYAGVSPNNFVNWLSRDGAGGLQLEQSRAVRDDERGDVVAALEALRDDGVL